The following proteins are encoded in a genomic region of Dissulfuribacter thermophilus:
- a CDS encoding TMEM165/GDT1 family protein, with protein MSGLKTFVTVFLTVFLAEIGDKTQLATMLFASKTEYSKVMVFLAASLALICAALLGVVAGSVLESMIPRKFISIIAGGGFIIIGLIILIKGS; from the coding sequence ATGAGTGGGCTCAAGACATTTGTTACTGTATTTTTAACAGTATTTCTGGCAGAAATTGGTGATAAGACCCAGCTAGCCACCATGCTCTTTGCTTCAAAGACGGAATATTCGAAGGTCATGGTCTTTCTAGCTGCATCACTAGCCCTTATTTGCGCCGCACTTTTAGGGGTAGTCGCTGGTTCTGTGCTTGAATCAATGATCCCAAGGAAATTTATCTCCATAATTGCAGGTGGTGGCTTCATTATAATTGGCCTTATCATATTGATTAAAGGCTCTTAA